A stretch of DNA from Streptomyces gobiensis:
GCGCTTGGGCATCCGTACGTCCATCAGCACGATGTCCGGCAAAAGATCGGCGGCCTTGTCCACCGCCTCCGCGCCGTCCCCGGCCTCGCCGATGACCTGGATGTCCTCCTCCTGGGCAAGGACGATCTCCAGCCCACGCCGGAAGAGCGCATGATCGTCCACGACCAGCACCCGGATGGGCTCGTCCCGCGGCTCGCGCTCCCGCACATCCGCAGCGACGGCCAAGCTCTCGGGGCTGCTGCCGCCCTCACAGTGCGCATCGGGCATCGCGGGCCCGAAGCTGTCCACCATCGTTCCTCCCCCTGCAGGCCATCCAGCCTTGACTCGTACGAACCAACCGGACGGCGTAGGAGGCCGGTTGGCCGTGACGCCATGATTCCATGCCCGCGCCCCCGGCTGGGCTCTCGACCCGGCCGGGGGCGCACCTTCAACGGCGGTTTTCAGCCGCCGAGGGCACCGCCCGCCCCATGGGGTGCCTCCTCGACGAACGGGTCGGGCTCAAGGTGGATGACGCCGTAGTCATAGGCGCGCCGCCGATAGACAACGCTCGGCTGCTTGGTGTCGGAGTCGACGAACAGATAGAAGTCATGCCCGACCAGCTCCATTTCGTAGAGCGCCTGATCGAGCGACATGGGGGGCGCTTTATGGGTCTTCTCACGTACCACCAGCGGCCCTTCACCCTGCACATCCAGCGACCCGATCCTGGTCACGACGGGCCATTCCTCGTCCGTGGCAGGCTCGCCGGCCAACTCACCGTTGCCGTTGAGGGTCGCGGCATCGGGCACGGTCACGGCGACGTCGCTCGCCGGAATACGGCCGCTGCCACGGCGCGTAGTGCGCTTGTCGTGCCGGCGCCGCAGCCGGGACTCCAGTTTCTCCGCGGCCAGATCGAGCGCGGCGTACGGATCTGCCGCCGCTGCCTCGGCACGGATTACCGGTCCACGGTGCCGCAGTGTGATCTCCACACGGTCGGAACGGTCAGCCTGACGGGGGTTGGGCTCCTTGGACACCTCAACGTCCAGGCGGATCACCTTGGCGTCGAACCTCTGGATCTTCTCCAGCTTCAGCTTCTCGGCCACGTGTTTACGGAACCGCTCCGGTACCTCTGTCTTACGGCCCTTGACGACGATGTCCACGCAGAACTCCGTTCCCGGATCACTCCGCTCGACGTGCGGAGCGCATCCTTGGTGCACTGACGCCGGACGGCCCGGTGGTCTCCCGGTCTCCGTCCAGCACTACGTCGGGTTGCGACTTCCACCTCCTTCTCCCCCATCGGGAAGATCGCCACCCACTCGAAAGTGCGGCGACCAGCAGAGTCGGGCGAACGCAGCAAAGCGCTTAAGTCCCGCGATGAGGAACAGCACCTGTCTCTTCCTCACCACCGAACGTACCCCGACTGGGGGATGCTCGGCACCCCCTACAGACACGTACCCATTGGTAACTGAGATTTTTATGCTTACTACCAGCAACGATCCATGAATACGGGCAGTTCCTGCCCATCCGGTCCAGCCATCCGGTCCAGCTGCGGAAGCGCTTAACCACCGGGGGTCAGCGAGGCCGCGACCACCGCCGCACCGATGACCCGGCCACCGGCGGCCCGCACCGCCCGCGCCCCCTCGGCCAGCGAAGTGCCCGTCGTCATCAGATCGTCCACCAGCACCACAGGACCGGCCGTCAGCAGCCCGGCGGCACCGGGCGGCACCACGAGCGCCCCGGCCAGATTCCGCCGCCGCTCCCCGGCGCTCAGCCCCGACTGATCGATGACGCCACGCGCTTGCCGCAGCACGGCGCACGCCCGCACCGGCACCCCGCCGCGCCGCAGCTCCCCGGCCGCCGCCCGGGCGATGCGCCGCACCGGGTCATGGCCACGCGCTGCCACGCTCCGCTGGGCGGAGGGCACCGGGACCAGCAGCGGCAGCCCAGCCGCCGCGGCGGCGACCGTCGTGGGGAGTACGGCCCGTACGGCTCCGGCCAGCGCGGCACCCAGCGGCGCGGCCAGCCGCAGGGCACCCCGCTCCTTGTGCGCGAGCAGGACGGCCCGTACGGCGTCGGTGTACGCCCCGGCGGCGTACACCGGTGGCAGCCCCTCCGGCGCCGGGCCCGGCAGCGCCCGCTGGGCCCGCGTCCCGCACAGCGCCTCCCGGCACCGCGGGCACAGCCCGGTGCGCGGGGCGCCGCATCCGGCGCAGTCGGCCGGGAGCACCAGATCGGCCAGCTCCTGCCACCACCCCAGCATGGCCCCCCTTTCGCTTCCCCCGGACAGATCCCCGGACAAGACCCGGTCAGGTCTCGGTCAGGTCCCCGGACAGATCACCCCGGGTAGACCGGCGCCGAGCCCGTATCCGTGACCTCCTGCCAGTTGGCGTCCCGGGGCAGTCGCACGATGCCCTCCTCGGAGTCGGCCAGCAGCGGCTTGTCCTCGTCCTCCGAGGCGGCGATGCCCTTGACGTTATTGACCCCCGGCAGTGTCGGCGGGACCCCGGCGGAACCGTCCGTCGACATGACGCGCAGCTGCTGCACGCCCCCGGACTCCTTCCCGACGACCACCAGTCGGCTGCCGCCCGCCCAGGACGCCGCCACCACGTTCTCCAGCTGCGGAGCGACCGGGCGAAGATCGGTGACCGTCGCGGTCGGCTCTCCCTTGGGGCTGTTCGCCCGCTCGATCCGGCCGAGTTGCAGGGTGGTCCGCTCGCCGTCCTGGATCAGCAGTGCGATGCGTACGCCGTCCGCCGCCACTCGCAGCGCCTCGATACGTCCCGAACCGAGCCCCGGCACAGCGACGGTCTCCGGCTTCTCCTCGCCGTCGCGCAGCCGCAGCAGCCGGGACCGGTCCGGATCACGGTCGGCCACCCAGAGATCGCCCAGGCCGTCCCAGCTCGGTGCGGTCAGCCGGTCGTCCGCCTTCTTGCCCTGGCTGGTCAGCACCGATGCGTCGAAGGGGACATCGATGGAGAGCGGAGCGACATAGAGCGAGCGGCCGTCCAGCGAGACGCCCGCACCCGTGACCTCGTCGCGGCTCACGGCGACCGATCTCAGCTCGAGCGCCCCCTTGCCGAAGGGGCCCTCGACCGGCACGGCCACGTCCTGATCCTCGCTCAGGGCCACGAGCCGGCGGCTGCCGTCGACGAAGTACTGTTTCGCGGCCTGGCCATTCAGCAGCCCGGGAGCGTAGGTCTGCGCCTCGTCGCGGCTCTGCTGGCACAGCTTTCCGCCGTCCTGGTCGGCCAGCGTCACGCCGTTGACCCTGGTCGAGGACTGATGGTCCACGGTGTGCAGCAGCTGGGCGGCCATCCGGTCACACTGCCGTTTGTCGACACGCGGCCGCTCGCCCTTTCCGGGCAGGGTCAGCCGGGTGGTCAGCGTCCCCGAGTCATCGAAGGACAGCCGCTGCTGGCCGGGGGCCAGTCGCACGCCGCTCGGGAAGGCCGAGCTCGCCACCGGCTTCAGCCAGTCGGTCGGCCCGTTCAGCAGGGCCTTCACTGTCTCGGTGACCGGGTCTATCCGGCGGCGCAGATAGACCGGGTCGGCCACCAGGACGTTCCTGCCGCCGGGCACGGCGCTGGCCTCGGGGCCGAGGTTGGCGAAGTAGTACGTATTGACCGAGCGGTAGATGCGCTGGAAGTCGGACTCGCCCAGGACCAGCCCGTCCGGCAGCTGGCTGATCCGCCACTCGCCGTCCACCCTGATCAGCCGGAAGCGCTCCAGATAGGCGCTCTCACCCGGGGCGTAGGCGTTCTTGCCGTCCACCTCGGCGATCTGCTCGCCGGTCACCTCGACGCTGTACGCGTCTCCGTCGCTGTCGGCCCGGACGCCCGCCGGGGGCACATCGGGCCCGCCCGACACCACGGTGGTCCTGGCGAACGGATCCCAGCGCTTGCCCTCCTCCTCGGTGAGGTACTGCCGTGCGGTGTCGAAGTTCGCTTCGTCGCTGGTGGTCGCCTCCAGGAAGCCCCGGACGATCTGCCGTGGCTGCTCGCCCTTCTGCGGGCTCACGCCGAAGACCCGCACCTGAGAGTCGGCTTCCGCCCGCTGCGGCGGGTCGACCCGTTTCACCTCGCCGCCGGACGGCATGGACGCACACCCGGTGAGCAGCAGGGCGCCCGTGGCCAGCAGGGCTCCGGCGCCGCGCCGGTCAGCCTTCATGGTCGCTCTCTTCCACGCTGTCCGTCCGCCCGGCGGGCAGCGCCGTCACCGGGGTGCGGGTCTGGGTCGGGATGGCGCCGTCCAGCACGCGGTTGCGCCGTGAGTCGGAGGGCTCCAGGGGTATCGGGGAGCCGCGCAGGCACTCCCCCGCGGCGCTGGGCAGGGTGAGCCGGAACTGGGAACCGCCGCCCGGCTCGCCCCAGGCCTGCAGCCAGCCGCCGTGCAGCCGGGCGTCCTCGACAGCGATCGACAGGCCGAGCCCGGTGCCGCCGGTGGTACGGGCACGGGCGGGATCGGCGCGCCAGAAGCGGTTGAAGACCCGCTGGGCCTCGCCTGGCTTGAGGCCGACGCCGTAGTCACGCACGGCCACGGCGACAGCGCCGCCGCTCTGCGCGAGCCGGATCACAACATCGTGGCCCTCACCGTGCTCGACGGCGTTGACGACCAGGTTGCGCAGCACCCGCTCGACACGTCTGGCGTCGGCTTCGGCGATCACCGGCAGCTCACCGCCGACGACGAGGAGGCGGCTGCCCTTGGCGTCCGCGAGCGGCTGAGCGCCCTCGACCACCCGGTGCGCCACCTCCCGCAGATCGGTGGGCGCGGGCTCCAGGGCGGCGGCTCCGGCGTCAAAGCGGCTGATCTCCAGCAGATCCGCGAGCAGCGACTCAAAGCGGTCGAGCTGGCCGAGCAGTAGCTCAGCGGAGCGGGCGGTCGCCGGGTCGAATTCGTCGCGCGCCTCATGGATCACATCGGCGGCCATCCGGACGGTGGTCAGCGGCGTGCGCAGCTCATGTGAGACATCGGAGACGAAGCGGCGCTGCATCCGGGACAGCTCCTCCAGCTCCTGGATCTTGAGCTGCAGGTTCTGTGCCATCTTGTTGAACGCCTCGCCGAGCCGGGCGATGTCGTCCTCGCCGGTGACTTTCATACGTTCCTGAAGCCGCCCGGCGGCGAGCCGTTCGGAGATTCCAGCGGCCATCCGGACCGGGGTGACCACCTGGCGTACGACGAGCCAGGCGATGGCGCCCAGCAGCACCACCACGAAGACCCCCGCGGTTGCCAGCGTCCCCTTCACCAGGGCCAGGGACTTCTCCTCCTGGCTGAACGGGAAGAGGTAGTAGAGCTGATACGGATTGCCGTTGGCATCGCTGAGCCGCTTACCGACGATCAGTGCGGGCTCGGTACTGCCACCGGTCCGGACGATCTCCGCGTACTGCTGATGCGTCCCGGCGTGCTTGTCCAGCGCCCCGCGCAGCTCGGCGGGCACGCTCTCCTCCGGGCGCACATCCCCGGAGGCCCGTGGGCCGCGCGTATTGGTGTTCTCATCACCGACGAACGGGGCCGTGTCATCGTTGGAGCTGAGCGCGACGACCGAGTAGACACCCTGGCCGCCGCTGGCGAGCTGCTGGACCAGCTGGGTCAGCCAGGCTCCGGAATTCTGCGTACTGCGGGCGGTGCCACCGCCCTCACCGGCGCCCTCACCGTTGCTCGCGCTGTCAGCCATCTCCGTGGCGACCGCGAAGCCTCCCGCCGCCTGGCTCTGCGCTGCCTGCTGCTTGGCGTCCAGCAGGCCGTTGCGGACCTGGCCGATGACGACGAGGCCGAGCAGCAGCACCACAGCGAGCGACATCAGCAGGGTGGTGGCGACCACACGCAGCTGGATATTGCGCCGCCACAGCCGCATAGCGGCCAGTAGCGGGCGGCGTACCCAGCGGACAAACATCCGGACCATGGGATGAGCCCGACTACCGGTCGCCCCTTCGGAGAGCAGCCCGTCGGGGAAGAGATACCCACCCCGCCACATTTGCCTAAATACGGACATTACGGACTTTTGATCCGCGGCTCCCCCCGCCTGCCTGCCCTGCGGAGTGGAACCGTGCCCGGACATGATCAGCTCGGCCCGGCCTTGTATCCCACGCCGCGCACGGTCACCACGATCTCCGGCCGCTCCGGGTCCTTCTCCACCTTGGAGCGCAGCCGCTGCACATGGACATTGACCAGCCGGGTGTCGGCCGCGTGGCGGTAACCCCAGACCTGCTCCAGCAGTACCTCACGGGTGAAGACCTGCCACGGCTTACGGGCCAGCGCGACCAGCAGATCGAACTCCAGCGGCGTCAGTGCGATCGACTGCCCGTTCCGCTTCACCGAGTGCCCCGCCACATCGATCACCAGATCGCCGATGGCGAGCTGCTCCGGCGTGGGCTCCTCCGAGCGTCGCAGCCGTGCCCTGATCCGGGCCACCAGCTCCTTCGGCTTGAACGGCTTGACGATGTAGTCATCGGCCCCGGACTCCAGCCCGACCACGACATCGACCGTGTCGGTCTTCGCCGTGAGCATCACGATCGGCACTCCGGACTCAGCCCGTATCAGCCGGCACACCTCAATGCCGTCCCGGCCGGGCAGCATCAAATCGAGCAGCACCAGGTCGGGTTTGGTCTCACGGAACGCGGCGAGCGCCTTGTCGCCGTCCGAGACAAACGATGGTTCAAAGCCTTCGCCGCGCAACACGATGCCAAGCATCTCTGCCAGTGCGGTGTCGTCGTCGACGACAAGGACGCGTCCCTTCATGAGTTCATCATCCCATTACCTGATCGTGATGTTCCCGCACGTGAGATGGAACACAGTTCCGCCAGCCCGGAGGGGGTCACCGGCGACACCGCACCCGCCTCCGTGACGATCGCCGTGATCAGCTCTGGCGGGGTCACATCAAAGGCCGGGTTGTACGCCTGAGGACCCGCCGGAGCCACCGGCACACCCGGCACAAGCTCCGTGACCTCCCGGCCCGCACGCTGCTCCACCTCGATCGCCGCCCCGTGCTCAGTCTCCAGATCCACCGTGGTCAGCGGCGCCACCACGATGAACGGCACATGGTGATAGCGCGCCAGCACCGCGAGCGGATAGCTCCCCACCTTGTTGGCCACGGAGCCGTCCGCCGCGATCCGGTCAGCCCCGATCAGCACCGCGTCCACCTCTCCCGCCGCGAAGAGCGACCCGGCCGCGCTATCCGTGAGCAGGCTGTACGTCATCCCCTCCCGCGCCGCCTCGTAAGCGGTCAGCCGCGCCCCCTGCAACAGCGGTCTGGTCTCGTCCACCCACAGCCTGCGCAGCTCGCCCGCCCGGTGCACGGCCCGTACGACCCCCAGGGCGGTGCCCTCACCCCCGGACACCAGCGCCCCCGTATTGCAGTGCGTAAGGATCCGGTGGCCACCGCCCGGCAAGAGCTCCCGCAGGAGCGCCCAGCCATGCTCCGCCATCCGGGCACTGGCCTCGATGTCCTCCCGGTGCAGCGCCCGGGCCTCCGCGAGCGCCACCGCCGCCGCACGCTCAGACCCCGCGCCCGCGTCCAGCGCCCCCTGATACGCCCCGGTAACACGCCGCACGCCATAGCCGAGGTTGACCGCGGTCGGCCTGGCATGCGCCAGCTGCTTGGCCGCCTCCTCCACGTCATAGCCACGGGCCGCAGCCAGCGCGATGCCATACCCGCCCGCGATCCCCAGCAGCGGAGCACCCCGCACCGTAAGCGAACGTATTGCCCCCACCAGAGCCAGCACGTCCGTACAGAGGAACTCCCGCTCCTCGGTGGGCAACCGAGTCTGGTCAAGCAGCACCACGACCGGCCCCTCGGGCAGCTCCTCCCATCGCAGCACCGGTACAACGGTCGTATCGTGATCAGCCATTCGCCCAGTCTGCACGCTCGGCGGCCTGAGGGGCAGGGCCCGATACATCCGGCCGCCCACCGTGGCACGATGGCAGCCAACCAGTGCCCCCGCGACCGAGGTGAACCGCAGTGAATGAGTCTCCGGGCTGGACCTCGCCCGGGCCTTCCCCTTCCGATCCCTCCGGCGACCGGGACCGGGATCAGGACCGGGACCAGACGGCATCCGGCAACGCCCCCAAGGCACCCGCTCAGCAGCAGCCCACGGGCTGGTCGGCACAGCAGCCCCCACCCGCCAGTCAGGGCTGGGGCGTACCGGGTGCGCCTCAGCCGGGGCAGCAGCCGGGACAGCCGGGCGGGTGGAACACCAACTGGCAGCAAGCACCCGCCGCCAAGCCCGGGGTGATCCCGCTGCGTCCACTCGGCGTCGGCGAGATCCTCGATGGCGCCGTATCCACCATGCGCGCCCACTGGCGGCCGGTGCTCGGCATCGCGCTGGGAGTCGCCGTCGTGATCCAGCTGGTGTCCACTGTTGTCACCGGCGTGTGGTTCCGGGACAACGGCAGCCTTGAGGCCCTGCAGAACAACCCCAACCCCACGACCGACGAGATCCTGGACGCCGTCAACGGCACACTGAGCAGTCAGAGCATCACCTTGCTGGCCACGATGCTCGGCACGGTCATCGCCACCGCGTTGCTCACCATCGTGGTCAGCCGCGCCGTCCTGGGCCGACCGGTCTCCATCGGAGAGGCCTGGCGGGAGGCACGGCCCCTGCTGCTGCGGTTGCTCGGTCTGTCGTTTCTGGTTCTGCTGATCGTCATCGGCGCGCTCGTCCTGGGCTTCGTGCCGGGCCTTCTGCTCGCCGCCGCCGGTTCCCCCGGCAGCGGAGCCGCACTGGGCCTCCTCGGCGGTCTCGGCGGCATCGTGGTCGCGGTATGGCTGTGGGTCCGCTTCGCGCTCTCCGCTCCCGCGCTGATGCTGGAGAGGCAGGGCGTCATCACCTCGCTGCGCCGCTCCGCCAAGCTCGTACGCGGCTCCTGGTGGCGGATCTTCGGCATCCTGGCCCTCACCCTGATCCTGGTCACCGTCATCGAGTTCATCGTGTCGATCCCCACCGCCCTGCTGGCCGCCATAGTGGGCGGCGAAGGCGTTGGCGGACTGCTGACCGGCGAGGTCACCAGCTTCACCTGGCCCTACCTGATCGTCATCGGCATCGGTGCGGTCATCGCCGCCACCATCACCCTCCCGCTCAGCGCCGGTGTGACCGCGCTGCTCTACATCGACCGCCGCATCCGGCGCGAAGCGCTCGACCTCGAACTGGCCCGCGCCGCAGGCGTCCCCGGGTACACCACCCAGCAGCCCGGCGACTCCGCGCCAGGGAGCTGATGCGATGACGGGAGTGATGAGGAGGCTGTCGGACGACGAAGTGCCCGTCGTCATCGACCGGGACACCGCCCGGGACGCCGCCGAGCGTGAGCTGTCCAAGCCGATGTACCACGAGAACGATCCCGGACCACTGCGCCGTGCGCTGGACTGGTTCCTGGAGCGTGCCGGCGACCTCCTCAACTCCGCCGCCGGAATCACCCCCGGCGGCTGGGTCGGCCTCCTCACGGTCGCCCTCCTCGTGGTGCTGCTCATCGTGGCCCTCCGGCTGCGCCTCGGCGCCCTGCGCCCGGCGCCCGACACCGGGGACAGCACCCTCTTCGACGACCGCCCGCGCAGCGCCGCCGAGCACCGCGCCGCAGCCGAACGGCACGCGGCCGCCAGCCGCTGGAGCGAGGCCGTCCAGGAACGGATGCGCGCCGTCGTCCGCTCCCTCGAAGAGCGCACCCTGCTCGACCCCCGCCCCGGCCGCACCGCCGACGAGGCCGCCGCCGAAGCCGGACAAGCACTCCCCGAACACGCCACGGCACTGCGCACGGCCGCCCTTTCCTTCGACGAAGTCACATACGCCGGCCGCCCGGCGAACCCATCGGCATACGCGGAACTACGAGACCTGGACACCGCGCTGGCGCGGACCAAGCCCCAACTCCCCTCCGCGACAGCGGCCGGGAACGGGGACACCCCATGACCCCAACCCGGCCCCCCGCCACCTCGACCGGCGCGTCGACCGCCACCTCGGCATCGCTCGCCCCCACGGCCCGACAGCTGTGGACCCGCTCTCGTGGCCTGCTGCTGGCCGTCGTCATCCTGATCGTGGCCGGGGTGATCATCGCCGTCATCCGCTCCGGTGAGCAGCACGGCCTGCTCGACCCCCGGTCCGCCGACCGTTTCGGCAGCCGGGCCACCGCGGAACTCCTCAGTGACCGGGGCGTGGACACGACCGTGGTGACGACGACCGAGGACGCCGCGGCGGCGGCGGGCCCGGACACCACGCTGCTCATCACCAGCCCCGACATGCTGAGCGGCCGCCAGCTGTCCACCTTGCGGGCCGCCACATCGAACAGCGGCGCCCGCACCCTCCTCATCGCCCCCGGCCCCACCTCGGTCAGCAAACTCACCCCCAAGGTGCGAGCCGTCAAACCGGCTGAGGTCACCACGCGATCCCCGGGCTGCGACGCCCCCTTCGCCAGGCGAGCGGGCGACGCCGAACTCGGCGGCATCACCTACACCACCTCCGCCGACCCCGTCGACGCCTGTTACATCAGCGATGAGCTGCCCACCCTGCTGCGGCTGCCCGACGCCTCCGGCAACGGCGACACCGTGGTGGCCGGTGCCCCCGACTTCCTCTACAACCACCGCCTCGATCAGCACGGCAACGCCTCGCTGGCCCTGCAACTCCTCGGTTCCCGACCGCAACTCGTCTGGTACCTCCCTTCCCTTGCCGACCCCGCCGCCGAAGACACCGGCGATGAGGGCCTTTTCGATCTCGTTCCGGCAGGCTGGCGCTGGGGCATCCTCCAACTCGCCATCGCTGTCGTACTCGCCGCTCTCTGGCGCGCCCGGCGCCTTGGCCCCCTGGTCCCCGAACGGCTGCCGGTCGCCGTCCGCGCCTCCGAAGCGACCGAAGGCCGCGCCCGGCTCTACCGGCAGGCAGGCGCCCGCGACCGGGCGGCCGAAGCCCTGCGCTCCGCCACCCGCACCCGCCTCGCCCCCCTCGTCGGTATCCCGGCAGCCCAGGCACATACACCGGAGTCCCTTGCTCCCGCCCTCGCCGCGCACACTGGTGAGGACAGCTCCAGCGTGCGCACCCTTCTGTTCGGCCCGGCCCCCACCGACGACACCGCTCTCGTCCGCCTCGCTGACGAGCTCGACCGTCTCGAACGACGCATCACCCCATCTCCGAGAGACAAGGACCGCCCTTCGTGAGCGCCCCTTCCCCAGACAGCGCCCGCGCCGCCCTCGAAACCCTGCGCGGCGAGATCGCCAAGGCCGTGGTCGGCCAGGACGCCGCCGTCACCGGACTCGTCGTCGCCCTGCTCTGCCGTGGTCATGTCCTGCTCGAGGGTGTCCCCGGCGTCGCGAAGACCCTGCTCGTACGTACCTTGGCGGCCACGCTCAAACTCGACACCAAGCGCGTACAGTTCACCCCCGATCTGATGCCGAGCGATGTCACGGGCTCGCTCATCTACGACGCCCGTACCGCCGAGTTCTCCTTCCAGCCCGGCCCGGTCTTCACCAATCTCCTGCTCGCCGATGAGATCAACCGCACCCCGCCGAAGACCCAGGCCTCGCTGCTGGAGGCCATGGAAGAACGCCAGGTCTCCGTCGACGGCACCGCCCGTCTGCTCCCCGAACCCTTCCTGGTAGCCGCCACCCAGAACCCGGTCGAGTACGAGGGCACATACCCCCTCCCCGAGGCCCAACTCGACCGCTTCCTGCTCAAGCTGACGGTCCCGCTGCCCACCCGGCAGGACGAGATCAATGTCCTCACCCGCCATGCCGAGGGTTTCGACCCCCGCGACCTGGAAGCTGCGGGCATCCGCCCCGTGGCGGGCCCCACCGAGCTTGACGCCGCCCGCGCCGCTGTCGCCAAGACCTCGATCTCCCCTGAGATCACCGGCTATGTCGTCGATATCTGCCGAGCCACCCGTGATTCCCCCTCACTCGCTCTCGGTGTCTCTCCCCGTGGCGCCACCGCACTGCTCTCCACCGCCCGCGCGTGGGCCTGGCTCACCGGCCGGGACTACGTCATCCCTGATGACGTCAAAGCGCTCGCTCTTCCCACCCTCCGGCACCGCATCCAGCTCCGCCCCGAGGCCGAGATGGAGGGTGTCACCGCCGACAGCGTGATCAACTCGATCCTCGCCCACGTCCCCGTGCCCCGCTGAGACGACGCGAGTTGAATTGATCCATGGCCCTCACCGGACGCACAGCCCTCATCGCTGCCCTCGGCGCGCTCCTCGTCGGCCTGCTCCTCCCCAGCTGGGCCGGGCTACTCGCCGTGGAACTCCCGCTACTGCTCGCAATTCTGTACGACCTCGTTCGCGCGGCGCCAGTGCAGAAGCTCCAGTTCACCCGATCCGGTGATACGTCAGTTCGACTCGGCGAGCGGGCCCAGGTGCACCTGACCGTCACCAATCCCGCCCCCCGCCCACTGCGCGCCCGCATCCGCGACGCCTGGCCCCCCAGCAGCTGGCACCCCGGAGCCGAGATTTCCGCGTCCCGGCACGCGTTGACCATCCCCGCCGGGGAACGCCGACGCCTCACGACCACACTCTCCCCGACCCGCCGGGGAGACCGGCGGGCCGAACGAGTCACCGTCCGTTCCTACGGCCCGCTCGGCCTCGCCGCCCGCCAGGGAAGCCACACCGTGCCCTGGACGGTCCGCGTCCTGCCTCCGTTCACCAGCCGCAAACACCTCCCCGCCAGGCTCGCCCGGCTCCGTGAACTCGACGGCCGCACCAGCGTCCTCACCCGAGGCGAAGGCACGGAGTTCGACAGCCTCCGGGAGTACATCCCCGGCGATGACACCCGCTCCATCGACTGGCGAGCGACCGCCCGGCAGTCGACCGTCGCGGTACGCACCTGGCGCCCCGAACGCGACCGGCACATCCTGGTCGTCCTCGACACCGGCCGCACCGCAGCGGGCCGCGTCGGCGATATCCCACGCCTGGACGCCGCGATGGACGCCGCACTGCTCCTGGCCGCCCTCGCCACCCGAGCCGGTGACCGGCTGGATCTCCTGGCCTACGACCGCCGAGTACGCGCCTCGGTTACGGGCCGCACCACCAC
This window harbors:
- a CDS encoding DUF58 domain-containing protein, giving the protein MALTGRTALIAALGALLVGLLLPSWAGLLAVELPLLLAILYDLVRAAPVQKLQFTRSGDTSVRLGERAQVHLTVTNPAPRPLRARIRDAWPPSSWHPGAEISASRHALTIPAGERRRLTTTLSPTRRGDRRAERVTVRSYGPLGLAARQGSHTVPWTVRVLPPFTSRKHLPARLARLRELDGRTSVLTRGEGTEFDSLREYIPGDDTRSIDWRATARQSTVAVRTWRPERDRHILVVLDTGRTAAGRVGDIPRLDAAMDAALLLAALATRAGDRLDLLAYDRRVRASVTGRTTTDVLPALVEAMAPLDAALVESDTRGLASAVLRTAPRRSLIVLFTGLDASPVEEGLLPVLPLLTQRHTVLVAAVSDPRIEEMAASRGTLDGVYEAAAAAQTQSERHHTADRLRHHGVTVVDATPTDLAPALADTYLALKAAGRL
- a CDS encoding AAA family ATPase → MSERQGPPFVSAPSPDSARAALETLRGEIAKAVVGQDAAVTGLVVALLCRGHVLLEGVPGVAKTLLVRTLAATLKLDTKRVQFTPDLMPSDVTGSLIYDARTAEFSFQPGPVFTNLLLADEINRTPPKTQASLLEAMEERQVSVDGTARLLPEPFLVAATQNPVEYEGTYPLPEAQLDRFLLKLTVPLPTRQDEINVLTRHAEGFDPRDLEAAGIRPVAGPTELDAARAAVAKTSISPEITGYVVDICRATRDSPSLALGVSPRGATALLSTARAWAWLTGRDYVIPDDVKALALPTLRHRIQLRPEAEMEGVTADSVINSILAHVPVPR
- a CDS encoding DUF7544 domain-containing protein encodes the protein MNESPGWTSPGPSPSDPSGDRDRDQDRDQTASGNAPKAPAQQQPTGWSAQQPPPASQGWGVPGAPQPGQQPGQPGGWNTNWQQAPAAKPGVIPLRPLGVGEILDGAVSTMRAHWRPVLGIALGVAVVIQLVSTVVTGVWFRDNGSLEALQNNPNPTTDEILDAVNGTLSSQSITLLATMLGTVIATALLTIVVSRAVLGRPVSIGEAWREARPLLLRLLGLSFLVLLIVIGALVLGFVPGLLLAAAGSPGSGAALGLLGGLGGIVVAVWLWVRFALSAPALMLERQGVITSLRRSAKLVRGSWWRIFGILALTLILVTVIEFIVSIPTALLAAIVGGEGVGGLLTGEVTSFTWPYLIVIGIGAVIAATITLPLSAGVTALLYIDRRIRREALDLELARAAGVPGYTTQQPGDSAPGS
- a CDS encoding DUF4129 domain-containing protein, giving the protein MTGVMRRLSDDEVPVVIDRDTARDAAERELSKPMYHENDPGPLRRALDWFLERAGDLLNSAAGITPGGWVGLLTVALLVVLLIVALRLRLGALRPAPDTGDSTLFDDRPRSAAEHRAAAERHAAASRWSEAVQERMRAVVRSLEERTLLDPRPGRTADEAAAEAGQALPEHATALRTAALSFDEVTYAGRPANPSAYAELRDLDTALARTKPQLPSATAAGNGDTP
- a CDS encoding DUF4350 domain-containing protein; this encodes MTPTRPPATSTGASTATSASLAPTARQLWTRSRGLLLAVVILIVAGVIIAVIRSGEQHGLLDPRSADRFGSRATAELLSDRGVDTTVVTTTEDAAAAAGPDTTLLITSPDMLSGRQLSTLRAATSNSGARTLLIAPGPTSVSKLTPKVRAVKPAEVTTRSPGCDAPFARRAGDAELGGITYTTSADPVDACYISDELPTLLRLPDASGNGDTVVAGAPDFLYNHRLDQHGNASLALQLLGSRPQLVWYLPSLADPAAEDTGDEGLFDLVPAGWRWGILQLAIAVVLAALWRARRLGPLVPERLPVAVRASEATEGRARLYRQAGARDRAAEALRSATRTRLAPLVGIPAAQAHTPESLAPALAAHTGEDSSSVRTLLFGPAPTDDTALVRLADELDRLERRITPSPRDKDRPS